The genomic region GGTCATGCCGCCGGCGGCGAGCTTCTCGATCACCTTCAGCACCTCGCCGGTCAGTTGCGGGTCGAGCGCCGAGGTGACTTCATCGAACAGCATCACCTTGGGCTGCATGGCCAGCGAGCGCGCGATGGCGCCGCGCTGCTGCTGCCCGCCGGAGAGTTGCTCGGGATAGGATTGCAGCTTGTCCTCGAGCCCGACCTCGGCCACCACGCGCCGCGCGAGCTCCCGCGCCGCCTGGCGCGGCATGCGCTTCACCGCGCAGGGGGCGAGGATGATGTTCTCCTCCAGCGTCAGGTGCGGGAACAGGTTGTAGCTCTGGAACACGATGCCGACATCCTGCCGCAGTGCCCGCAGGTCGAGGCCGGGGGCGTCGACGCGGTGGCCGCAGACGGTGATCTCGCCGCTGTCGATCGTCTCGAAGCGGTCGATGCAGCGCAGCGCGGTGCTCTTGCCCGATCCGCTGCGCCCGATCAGCGCGACCACCTGGCCGCGGTCGACGGCGAAGCTGACGCCGTTCAGCACCTTCAGCGTGCCGAAGCTCTTGTGCACGTCCCGCACGCGGACAACTTCGGTGGTGTCGTCCGCCGCCATGATTCCGTCCATGGTTTGCTCCCGCGTCATGCCGGCACCAGGTCCTTGCGCACCGGCGCGTTGCGGCTCTCGAGGCGGCGGCTGAGCAGCGACAGCGGGTAGCAGAGCGCGAAGTAGACGACGGCGATGATGGCGTAGATCAGGAAAGGCTCGAACAGGGAGTTGTTGATGATCTGGCCGGACCGCATCAGCTCGACGAAGCCGACCACCGAGGCAAGCGAGGTGTTCTTGATGATCTGCACCAGGAAGCCGACCGAGGGCGGGGTGGCGATGCGCACGGCCTGCGGCAGGATCACCTTCACCATCCGCTGCGTGCGGCTGAGCGCCAGCCCCTCCGCTGCTTCCCATTGCGGGCGCGGCACGGATTCGATGCAGCCACGCCAGATCTCGCCCAGATAGGCGCTGGTATAGATGGTCAGCGACGCGCCGGCGGCGAGCAGCGGCGAGATGTCCAGCCCGATCGCGGCGAGGCCGAAATAGGTCAGGAACATGATCACCAGCAGCGGCGTGCCCTGCACCAGTTGCACGAACAGCGCCGCGGGCAGGCGCACCGCCACCGACGGCGAGATGCGGCCGAGCGCCACCACCGCGCCGCCGATGCTGCCGCCG from Rhodovastum atsumiense harbors:
- a CDS encoding amino acid ABC transporter permease, with the translated sequence MGGQLNANHLLFLGEGVLWTIGLSLIAVVGGSIGGAVVALGRISPSVAVRLPAALFVQLVQGTPLLVIMFLTYFGLAAIGLDISPLLAAGASLTIYTSAYLGEIWRGCIESVPRPQWEAAEGLALSRTQRMVKVILPQAVRIATPPSVGFLVQIIKNTSLASVVGFVELMRSGQIINNSLFEPFLIYAIIAVVYFALCYPLSLLSRRLESRNAPVRKDLVPA
- a CDS encoding amino acid ABC transporter ATP-binding protein, which encodes MDGIMAADDTTEVVRVRDVHKSFGTLKVLNGVSFAVDRGQVVALIGRSGSGKSTALRCIDRFETIDSGEITVCGHRVDAPGLDLRALRQDVGIVFQSYNLFPHLTLEENIILAPCAVKRMPRQAARELARRVVAEVGLEDKLQSYPEQLSGGQQQRGAIARSLAMQPKVMLFDEVTSALDPQLTGEVLKVIEKLAAGGMTMVMVTHEMSFARGIADQIVFMHAGRAHETGPAGILSAPRTEELAQFLGNGL